In one window of Leptospira sp. GIMC2001 DNA:
- the fusA gene encoding elongation factor G yields MSTATFTPTEKLLKTRNIGISAHIDSGKTTLTERILFYTNRIHAIHEVRGKDGVGAKMDSMELERERGITIQSAATYCTWKDTTINIIDTPGHVDFTIEVERSLRVLDSAIMVLCGVAGVQSQSITVDRQMKRYSVPRLAFINKLDRTGANPWKVIGQLREKLHLNAFPVQVPIGLENDLVGIVDLVDMKAYYFEGKDGLDIVIKDIPDEMKAMCEEKREELLDEVSKFSDELMEAMLEGEPTEAMIKQAIRNGVLALKFVPVFMGSAFKNKGVQKLLDGVTDYLGSPLDVRNTAMEIDNEDSEIVLESNFEKPLVCLAFKLEDGRYGQLTYIRVYQGKIQKGMAIYNSSTGKKHNVGRLVRMHSEEMEEINSAEAGDIVALFGIDCASGDTFTDGKSKLTMESMFVPNPVISLTIECKDGKQLANLAKALNRFTKEDPTFQTEVDQESGQTIIKGMGELHLEVYIERMKREYGVDLVTGAPQVAYRETITQRADFDYTHKKQTGGQGQFSRVAGYLEPIPAEENKDYEFVDKIVGGSIPREYIGSCDKGFRSCLSRGNLIGFPIIGVRCVINDGSYHDVDSSDMAFQIGARYGFRQGFGKASPIILEPIMKVDVEGPSEFQGAILASLNQRRGIILNTTEEDQYCKVEAEVPLSEMFGYSTVLRSSTQGKAEFSMEFAKYAPVPRNVAEELTKKYKVTISEE; encoded by the coding sequence ATGAGCACTGCCACTTTTACGCCAACTGAGAAACTTCTTAAAACAAGAAATATTGGGATTTCAGCCCATATCGACTCAGGCAAGACCACACTTACCGAAAGAATTTTATTTTATACGAACCGTATTCACGCAATCCATGAAGTTAGAGGAAAGGACGGAGTTGGAGCCAAAATGGACTCCATGGAATTAGAAAGAGAACGTGGAATTACAATCCAATCGGCAGCTACTTACTGCACTTGGAAAGATACAACCATCAACATCATTGATACACCAGGTCACGTGGACTTCACAATTGAAGTAGAGCGTTCATTGAGAGTTTTGGATTCAGCAATTATGGTTCTATGCGGTGTAGCTGGAGTTCAGTCTCAGTCCATCACTGTTGACCGTCAGATGAAAAGGTACAGTGTTCCAAGACTTGCATTTATCAATAAATTGGATAGAACAGGTGCAAATCCTTGGAAAGTCATTGGACAATTACGTGAAAAACTCCATCTAAACGCGTTCCCAGTTCAAGTTCCTATTGGTCTAGAAAATGATTTGGTTGGAATCGTTGACCTAGTTGATATGAAAGCATACTATTTCGAAGGAAAAGACGGTCTAGACATCGTTATAAAAGATATTCCTGATGAAATGAAAGCAATGTGCGAGGAAAAGAGAGAAGAGCTTCTGGACGAAGTGTCCAAATTCAGTGATGAATTGATGGAAGCAATGCTTGAAGGTGAGCCAACAGAGGCAATGATTAAGCAAGCGATTCGTAATGGAGTTTTAGCTCTTAAATTTGTTCCAGTATTCATGGGATCTGCTTTCAAGAACAAGGGTGTTCAGAAACTTCTTGATGGAGTAACTGACTATCTTGGATCTCCATTGGATGTAAGAAATACAGCGATGGAAATTGATAACGAAGATTCTGAGATCGTATTGGAATCGAATTTCGAAAAACCATTAGTATGCCTAGCATTCAAGTTGGAAGATGGCCGTTACGGTCAGCTAACATATATTCGTGTCTACCAAGGTAAAATCCAAAAAGGTATGGCGATCTACAACTCTTCCACCGGCAAGAAGCACAACGTCGGACGACTTGTTCGTATGCACTCGGAAGAAATGGAAGAGATCAACTCAGCAGAAGCTGGAGACATTGTTGCTCTATTTGGTATTGACTGTGCTTCTGGGGATACATTCACAGACGGTAAGTCCAAGCTAACTATGGAATCTATGTTTGTTCCGAATCCAGTTATCTCGCTCACAATCGAGTGTAAAGATGGCAAGCAACTAGCTAACTTAGCAAAAGCTCTAAACCGTTTCACAAAAGAAGACCCAACCTTCCAAACAGAAGTAGATCAAGAATCAGGCCAAACCATCATCAAGGGAATGGGTGAACTTCATTTAGAAGTATATATCGAAAGAATGAAACGTGAATACGGTGTGGATCTAGTAACGGGAGCACCTCAGGTTGCTTATCGTGAGACAATCACGCAGCGCGCAGATTTTGACTACACTCATAAGAAACAAACTGGTGGTCAGGGACAATTCTCTCGAGTCGCTGGATATTTGGAGCCGATCCCTGCCGAAGAAAACAAAGACTATGAATTCGTAGATAAGATTGTTGGTGGATCGATTCCACGTGAATACATTGGATCTTGTGATAAAGGATTCCGTTCTTGTCTATCTCGTGGTAATCTTATTGGATTCCCAATCATTGGCGTACGTTGTGTAATCAATGACGGATCTTACCATGATGTTGACTCATCAGATATGGCATTCCAGATCGGTGCACGTTACGGTTTTAGACAAGGATTTGGTAAAGCATCTCCAATTATCTTAGAGCCTATCATGAAAGTGGACGTTGAAGGACCTTCAGAATTCCAAGGTGCAATCCTTGCTTCTCTCAATCAGAGACGTGGTATAATCTTGAACACGACAGAAGAAGACCAATACTGCAAAGTGGAAGCAGAAGTGCCACTTTCGGAAATGTTTGGTTATTCAACTGTTCTCAGGTCTTCCACTCAAGGAAAAGCTGAATTTTCTATGGAATTTGCGAAGTATGCGCCAGTTCCAAGAAACGTAGCAGAAGAATTGACCAAGAAATACAAAGTTACTATTTCAGAAGAATAG
- a CDS encoding potassium transporter TrkG: MRFIQELFSQLSVARVVVIGFMLAISLGSLAIFISERGALSYVDSFYLSASAVCITGLSPIPLSELEKSTQAILLFLIQLGGLGIISFTVLIGVLILKGMSRNTKFNMFVKEAIDSPEDNKIESVYSSKEVNRVLLSIINISFTIEAIGTILIYYTFPEDIPADTDRLFLSLFTSISAFNNAGFSILDDLSIITYDPRSIYIVSSLAILGGIGFPVIIYIEKIFLEALHRGLFYLESLLETHYYSYILNHPEKTEYPSLYPFILKISHMVDERLDTYNMHLHGESNRIQTKLLFYGTLILLLLGTVFVYALESSNPHTLYGMDASVKIANSFFISVCSRTSGFNTFDLTGINDATIVMICILMFIGGGPQGTAGGVKITTFAILVVYLKNVINPSKTVQIFGETVSKNSVAISIRVYFLATSAIAVIFIILTLLNRNEHSLHVVFFEMMSAFSTVGFSLGLTPTLGDIEKLFYCLIMFVGRIGVFTVLIAMTGHAGVPKMGDDDESVKIQVG, encoded by the coding sequence ATGAGATTTATCCAAGAGTTGTTTTCACAGCTTTCCGTTGCGCGTGTCGTCGTTATCGGATTTATGTTAGCGATTTCTCTGGGAAGTCTTGCAATATTCATATCCGAACGCGGCGCACTCAGCTATGTGGATTCTTTTTACCTATCGGCGTCGGCAGTTTGTATTACTGGCCTCTCACCCATACCCTTAAGTGAATTGGAAAAGTCCACTCAGGCTATTTTATTATTCCTGATTCAACTCGGTGGTCTTGGTATCATCAGTTTTACCGTGTTGATTGGTGTATTGATTCTAAAAGGGATGAGCCGCAATACCAAGTTCAATATGTTTGTAAAAGAAGCAATCGACTCTCCCGAAGACAATAAAATTGAATCCGTATATTCTTCGAAAGAAGTGAACCGAGTTCTTCTATCGATTATTAATATTTCTTTTACAATTGAGGCAATAGGAACAATTCTTATTTACTATACTTTTCCTGAGGATATTCCAGCTGATACGGATCGATTGTTTCTTAGTCTTTTTACTAGTATTTCAGCGTTCAATAATGCTGGTTTCTCGATTCTGGACGATTTGTCCATAATTACTTACGATCCAAGATCCATATATATCGTTTCATCCTTAGCAATTTTGGGAGGTATTGGATTCCCCGTTATCATTTATATAGAAAAAATATTTCTCGAAGCCTTGCATAGAGGTTTGTTTTATCTGGAATCATTGCTTGAAACACATTATTATAGTTATATATTGAATCATCCAGAAAAGACAGAATATCCATCTCTCTATCCTTTTATTCTCAAAATTTCCCATATGGTAGATGAGAGGTTGGATACATACAATATGCATTTACATGGTGAATCGAATCGTATTCAGACAAAATTGCTATTTTATGGTACATTGATTTTGTTATTACTTGGGACAGTTTTTGTGTATGCTCTTGAGTCTTCTAATCCGCACACTTTGTACGGAATGGATGCATCAGTAAAAATTGCCAATTCTTTCTTCATTAGTGTATGTTCAAGAACATCAGGATTTAATACTTTTGATCTAACAGGGATTAATGATGCTACGATCGTTATGATTTGCATCCTAATGTTTATTGGTGGAGGACCTCAAGGAACAGCCGGTGGTGTCAAAATTACAACTTTTGCCATCTTGGTAGTGTATCTAAAAAACGTAATCAATCCATCCAAAACAGTGCAAATTTTTGGAGAGACTGTATCGAAGAATTCTGTTGCGATTAGTATACGAGTCTATTTTCTTGCAACTTCTGCGATCGCAGTTATATTTATCATTCTCACATTACTAAATCGCAATGAACATAGCTTGCATGTTGTATTTTTTGAGATGATGTCTGCCTTCTCAACTGTTGGGTTTTCACTCGGACTTACTCCAACTCTAGGTGATATAGAAAAGTTATTCTATTGCTTGATAATGTTTGTAGGTCGAATTGGAGTCTTCACTGTTCTAATTGCAATGACTGGACATGCTGGAGTTCCAAAAATGGGGGATGATGACGAGAGTGTCAAAATCCAAGTCGGTTAA
- a CDS encoding decaprenyl-phosphate phosphoribosyltransferase translates to MKRSLILFLKLMRIPQWIKNVILFAALIFGKKITDETAVISSVIAFFLFSITASCQYVINDYLDREEDSQHPEKKHRPLASGELDSSFALFLTAIILPLALIGSYMLKPAFAVIVAFYLAFNIVYSKFLKHIVILDVMSISMGFVLRAIAGAIVVGVAFSSWLILCTFMLSLFWGFSKRRGELNLLEADASKHRKILNEYSVSFLDLMMGIVATMTLMSYMMYTISPSTIQNLGTDKLVYTVPIVVYAIFRSLYIIYIKNMGHNPTKAILTDRSVLASGFLWLVVVFLIMYIRIDLNLPTEF, encoded by the coding sequence CTGAAACGATCTTTAATTTTATTTCTTAAATTGATGAGAATCCCGCAGTGGATCAAGAATGTGATCTTATTTGCGGCATTGATTTTTGGTAAGAAAATAACAGATGAAACCGCTGTTATTTCCTCTGTGATTGCATTCTTTTTATTTTCAATTACTGCATCCTGCCAGTACGTAATTAACGATTATCTGGATCGAGAAGAAGACTCTCAACATCCTGAGAAGAAACATAGACCACTTGCCTCCGGGGAATTGGATTCTTCCTTTGCACTGTTTCTTACAGCGATCATTCTTCCTTTAGCATTGATCGGATCTTATATGTTAAAACCAGCATTCGCTGTTATAGTTGCATTCTATTTGGCTTTTAATATCGTCTATAGCAAATTCCTTAAGCATATTGTAATATTAGATGTCATGAGTATAAGTATGGGTTTTGTTCTGAGGGCAATTGCTGGCGCGATCGTTGTTGGAGTTGCATTTTCTTCTTGGTTGATTTTGTGCACATTTATGCTCTCTCTATTCTGGGGATTTAGTAAAAGGCGAGGGGAATTGAATTTACTCGAAGCTGATGCATCGAAGCATAGAAAAATTCTCAACGAATATTCGGTAAGTTTTTTGGATTTGATGATGGGAATTGTTGCTACTATGACATTGATGAGTTACATGATGTATACGATTAGCCCTTCGACTATTCAGAATCTAGGTACGGATAAATTGGTTTATACTGTTCCGATTGTCGTTTATGCAATTTTTCGCAGTCTTTACATCATCTATATAAAAAATATGGGCCATAACCCAACCAAAGCAATTCTAACTGATAGGTCTGTTCTTGCTTCTGGATTCTTATGGCTAGTCGTCGTTTTCCTGATTATGTACATTCGAATCGATTTGAACCTACCTACTGAATTCTAG
- a CDS encoding TlpA family protein disulfide reductase, translated as MTQTHKTIFKYFGIIIVFLIFSIFIAFFRATDHGNAPSLLGAKTVVGGELEEILIAGKPTIYYFWATWCTVCKANEPFLKASAINHHERGFNIISLEEGHGNYEDLEKLVNEKEINYPLAMINAHILREFQIHSYPTTVFADKNGVIRFVDTGILNPISFWIRLRILRIL; from the coding sequence ATGACTCAAACTCATAAAACAATTTTCAAATATTTCGGAATCATTATTGTATTCTTAATTTTTTCTATTTTTATTGCTTTTTTTCGTGCAACAGATCACGGAAATGCTCCATCTCTATTGGGTGCCAAAACAGTTGTGGGCGGGGAATTGGAGGAGATACTGATTGCTGGTAAGCCAACAATCTATTACTTCTGGGCGACATGGTGTACGGTCTGTAAGGCGAATGAGCCATTTCTTAAAGCTTCTGCGATCAATCACCATGAGAGAGGATTTAATATAATTTCCTTAGAAGAAGGTCATGGCAATTATGAAGATTTAGAAAAACTTGTAAATGAGAAGGAAATAAATTATCCACTGGCAATGATCAATGCTCATATACTAAGAGAATTCCAAATTCATAGCTATCCAACGACTGTTTTCGCTGATAAGAACGGAGTTATTCGTTTTGTTGATACGGGAATACTCAATCCAATTAGTTTCTGGATTCGCCTTCGTATTCTTCGAATATTGTAA
- a CDS encoding aKG-HExxH-type peptide beta-hydroxylase, translated as MAQTGFDFFFSKKNLTKWRNELRNSLENEISDLIGRFPLSLQKPIQGNFRALLALEKTASLEQFAILLNEYFYFSDLNTYIQTSIQSIPKDKKNTPITDIHVELIETLKADFGEEDFRFLEWERMKPGSREWIGYFQGIAKYNLDQAKNFKRNLTSKDSRMEEITSWKLYKHRIKSPQVTGSLEGKSNVFVIHKTPVKLYNQLSLARRNLSRIWNEGFEIFNILTEQIQIVRSKGLVSYSHFNEQGISYINLWERNYLDTIDDLFHENAHHHLNLILKKMKIFRKMNEDEIYYSPWRKSLRSIRAILHACFTFTWGAMLFEQVVKLPNHAEVNLKPEDINRAKLRFVEEVINNRFSLLDLKEYMDNEGFTPKGNLLISTLNEINLRQNRIKNEIIKSFPTKLKANMQKFEDDLFSKRLEFRRNFRE; from the coding sequence ATGGCACAAACTGGATTTGATTTCTTTTTTTCCAAGAAAAACCTAACTAAGTGGCGAAATGAATTAAGAAATTCACTCGAAAATGAAATAAGTGATCTAATTGGACGATTTCCTCTTTCATTACAAAAACCAATACAAGGAAACTTTCGTGCTTTGTTAGCCCTGGAAAAGACTGCTTCTCTAGAACAGTTTGCCATTTTACTGAATGAATATTTCTATTTTAGTGATCTCAATACCTATATCCAAACATCAATTCAATCTATTCCTAAAGACAAGAAGAACACACCAATAACTGACATTCATGTTGAGTTAATCGAGACATTGAAGGCAGATTTCGGAGAGGAAGATTTCCGATTTCTTGAATGGGAGAGGATGAAACCAGGATCGAGAGAATGGATAGGATATTTTCAGGGAATCGCTAAATACAATCTGGATCAAGCTAAGAATTTTAAAAGAAATCTGACCTCAAAAGATTCAAGGATGGAAGAGATTACTTCTTGGAAATTGTACAAGCATAGAATCAAGTCTCCGCAAGTGACGGGCTCCCTTGAAGGCAAGTCAAATGTTTTTGTGATTCATAAGACACCGGTCAAGTTGTACAATCAATTGAGCTTAGCTCGGAGAAATCTTTCGCGGATTTGGAATGAAGGATTCGAAATATTTAATATTCTAACTGAACAGATACAAATCGTTCGCTCTAAAGGATTGGTTAGTTATAGTCATTTTAATGAACAAGGAATTAGTTATATCAATCTATGGGAGAGAAATTACTTAGATACAATTGATGATCTATTCCACGAGAATGCTCATCATCATCTAAATCTAATTCTCAAGAAAATGAAGATATTTCGCAAAATGAATGAAGATGAAATTTACTATTCTCCGTGGAGAAAATCACTTCGATCCATTCGCGCGATTCTACATGCCTGTTTTACTTTTACCTGGGGGGCTATGCTATTCGAACAGGTAGTGAAATTACCGAATCATGCGGAAGTAAATTTGAAACCGGAAGATATCAATCGAGCAAAATTGCGATTCGTTGAAGAAGTGATAAACAATCGTTTCTCACTTCTTGATCTTAAGGAATATATGGATAATGAAGGTTTTACACCAAAAGGCAATCTTCTTATTTCAACTTTAAATGAAATCAATCTAAGACAAAATCGAATTAAGAATGAAATCATTAAATCTTTCCCAACGAAACTAAAGGCAAATATGCAGAAATTTGAGGATGATTTGTTTTCTAAAAGATTAGAATTCCGTCGAAATTTTAGAGAATAA
- a CDS encoding polyhydroxyalkanoate synthesis regulator DNA-binding domain-containing protein produces the protein MKVLKRYANRRLYDPETSKTITLEDVAAMILDGKEIRVVDNLSGNDITPKILGQTFLKVSLGQRNEDFSNFMLTALIRETGKDISALFERLVMGGIGAGYLNRERIDKIIQSMVELGNLKENDIGSYRDDLFRNLAVRASEKKDQVLRDLEKLSESLNESSETTSINEISDRIREVAERLKESKGS, from the coding sequence ATGAAAGTCCTCAAACGATATGCAAATAGACGGCTCTACGATCCAGAGACCAGTAAGACAATCACCTTAGAGGATGTTGCGGCAATGATTCTTGATGGAAAAGAAATCCGAGTAGTGGATAATCTTTCCGGCAATGATATCACACCGAAAATCCTTGGGCAGACATTTCTGAAAGTTTCGCTAGGGCAGAGGAATGAGGATTTCAGTAATTTTATGCTGACAGCTCTCATTCGTGAAACGGGTAAAGATATTTCTGCTCTTTTTGAACGATTGGTAATGGGTGGTATTGGAGCTGGTTATCTCAACCGGGAAAGGATAGACAAAATTATCCAAAGTATGGTTGAACTAGGGAATCTAAAAGAAAATGATATCGGATCGTATCGTGACGATTTGTTCCGCAACCTTGCTGTTCGCGCAAGTGAGAAGAAAGACCAAGTTCTGCGAGATCTGGAGAAATTGAGTGAATCCCTCAATGAATCTTCCGAGACAACAAGCATCAATGAGATTTCCGACCGAATTCGAGAAGTTGCAGAAAGGCTAAAAGAATCAAAGGGAAGCTAA
- a CDS encoding HEAT repeat domain-containing protein, with protein sequence MKLYISIAAFLILTISIHSIEEGFYVPEPNLEIYEKLTRQLLYGEPEQAANAAEELMFFNSRRSVRTLVNALKGPDNFPDSPSNTNLVKFHSARALGYLGSPYAAKPLIEEFTKVQDKIEEIKFNEKRKFGFVAMGDSVNSPYFFYKNDYTVTLAAGEMLRALGRLEYTVEAENTLKDALKHKNAYVRASAADGIRLMERVENLGPLKEVIGSETEDYAKASILGAICTLERGATESFKQLTEMLSSDYPGARMKASHYLGEINLRLAEVPLTKALEIEDNQIVYSQMKKDLKRIMAFKMPASVEE encoded by the coding sequence ATGAAACTATACATATCGATTGCTGCATTTTTGATCCTAACTATTTCCATTCATTCGATAGAAGAAGGATTTTATGTTCCGGAGCCCAATCTTGAAATCTATGAAAAATTAACAAGACAGCTTCTCTATGGAGAACCAGAGCAAGCTGCCAATGCTGCTGAAGAATTGATGTTCTTCAATTCAAGAAGATCTGTCCGAACTCTTGTAAATGCTCTCAAAGGACCAGATAATTTTCCCGATAGTCCAAGCAATACGAACTTAGTCAAATTCCACTCTGCGAGAGCTTTAGGCTATCTAGGAAGTCCCTATGCGGCAAAACCTCTGATAGAGGAATTTACAAAAGTCCAAGACAAAATTGAAGAAATCAAATTTAACGAAAAACGCAAATTTGGTTTTGTTGCAATGGGTGACTCTGTAAACAGTCCATATTTCTTTTATAAAAATGATTATACCGTAACTCTTGCTGCAGGTGAAATGCTTCGCGCCTTAGGACGGTTAGAGTATACTGTTGAAGCTGAGAATACTCTAAAAGACGCCCTCAAACACAAAAACGCCTACGTTCGAGCATCTGCAGCTGATGGAATTCGCTTAATGGAACGAGTTGAGAACTTAGGGCCACTCAAAGAGGTGATTGGCTCCGAAACAGAAGACTATGCTAAGGCATCCATTTTGGGTGCAATTTGTACGCTAGAGCGTGGTGCAACCGAATCCTTCAAGCAACTAACAGAGATGTTATCGAGTGATTATCCTGGTGCTAGAATGAAAGCTTCTCACTATCTGGGAGAGATTAATCTTCGTCTTGCAGAAGTTCCTCTAACCAAAGCATTGGAAATCGAAGACAATCAGATTGTTTACAGTCAAATGAAAAAAGACTTAAAGAGAATAATGGCATTCAAGATGCCAGCATCTGTCGAAGAGTAG
- a CDS encoding nuclear transport factor 2 family protein produces MQTELKDKTRSFFQWINNKEYNPAFDLFHEDLQWIIMGTANVSGKYDKRKISLGLKGLARSFENFVFTIHEMTAEEDRVSVIAESHGLRKANGKKYNNHYHFLFRFVDGKIIEVKEFFDTIHANWVEENP; encoded by the coding sequence ATGCAAACAGAACTCAAAGACAAAACCCGATCCTTCTTCCAGTGGATAAACAACAAAGAATACAATCCCGCATTTGATCTTTTCCATGAGGATCTCCAATGGATAATCATGGGTACTGCCAATGTGTCGGGAAAATATGATAAGAGAAAGATTAGCTTAGGTTTGAAGGGACTTGCTCGTAGTTTTGAAAACTTTGTATTCACAATTCATGAAATGACTGCTGAAGAAGATCGAGTGAGTGTTATCGCAGAATCCCACGGGCTCAGAAAAGCAAATGGCAAAAAATACAACAATCATTATCATTTTTTATTTAGATTTGTGGATGGGAAAATCATCGAAGTCAAAGAGTTCTTTGATACCATCCACGCAAATTGGGTAGAAGAAAACCCTTAA